From one Nocardioides sp. Kera G14 genomic stretch:
- a CDS encoding [protein-PII] uridylyltransferase, with protein sequence MTTTERAARTAQADALCQQAYGDNAGLTQGATLVAVGGYGRGELAPFSDLDVVLVHEEGVELGELPTKLWYPIWDSGAKLDHSVRSLPEMLEAAGADVRVALGLLDVRHLAGDASLSLRLRSEVLAHWRRQARERLPELRQLVEQRHAMIGELAHVSVPDLKEAAGGLRDATILKAIVATWLVDVPHTDLEPRRQDLLDIRDHVHDLAGRATDRITPELWAPLAERLGLPDERAAQRHIRQVGRRIRHLSNLTWRRVDAVLSRPRAAAPRRPELTPLGTGVAMSAGEVVLAKGADPRRDPLLFLRAAALAAENDVILAPPTVARLSAQTPPPTGVWSQEARQLLVRLLAAGRGLLPVWETLDETGALMRILPEWEAIRLLPHASVIHRFTVDRHVIETCVEASSLIRHVARPDVLMVAALLHDIGKGGLVEHSVAGAPIARDVAIRWGFDDEAVDLIETLVRWHLLLSTTATTRDPDDPATVAAITAHVTNAEALALLTALTEADARATSTKAWSSWRASLILDLSRRARAALAGGASLPAVLSDDVEIPRSVKKGGTSFEVLRHPDGERVTVIGADRVGLLADTAATFAFQRLKVRAARAWAQPPYAVSVWDLAEEGVDAAVLRSGFEAISEGRVDAAARLRPTGPDPLAPSVVVRPEASTQSTVIEVRTADRPGIVYLVCHALAALGMTVRSAHVDTLGPQAVDVFYVQEAHAGALGDQRAAEAAHAVRAALSGDST encoded by the coding sequence GTGACGACAACTGAACGGGCAGCGCGCACGGCCCAGGCCGACGCGCTCTGCCAGCAGGCGTACGGCGACAACGCCGGTCTCACGCAAGGCGCGACGCTCGTCGCGGTCGGTGGTTACGGCCGCGGCGAGCTCGCGCCGTTCTCGGACCTCGACGTCGTGCTGGTCCACGAGGAGGGCGTCGAGCTCGGCGAGCTCCCCACGAAGCTCTGGTACCCCATCTGGGACTCGGGCGCGAAGCTCGACCACTCCGTCCGGTCTCTCCCCGAGATGCTCGAGGCGGCCGGCGCTGACGTACGGGTGGCGCTGGGGCTGCTCGACGTGCGCCACCTCGCGGGTGACGCGAGCCTGAGCCTGCGGTTGCGCAGCGAGGTGCTCGCGCACTGGCGGCGGCAGGCACGCGAACGGCTGCCCGAGCTCCGGCAACTGGTCGAGCAGAGGCACGCGATGATCGGCGAGCTGGCGCACGTCAGCGTCCCGGATCTCAAGGAGGCCGCCGGCGGGCTGCGGGACGCCACCATCCTCAAGGCGATCGTCGCGACGTGGCTGGTCGACGTGCCGCACACGGACCTCGAACCCCGGCGCCAGGACCTGCTCGACATCCGCGACCACGTCCACGACCTCGCCGGCCGGGCGACGGACCGGATCACGCCCGAGCTGTGGGCACCGCTCGCCGAGCGGCTGGGCCTGCCTGACGAGCGGGCCGCGCAGCGGCACATCCGGCAGGTCGGTCGCCGGATCAGGCACCTCTCCAACCTGACGTGGCGCCGCGTCGACGCCGTCCTCAGCCGTCCGCGCGCCGCCGCACCGCGACGTCCTGAGCTGACGCCGCTAGGTACGGGCGTCGCGATGTCGGCGGGCGAGGTCGTCCTCGCCAAGGGTGCGGATCCGAGGCGCGACCCGCTCCTCTTCCTCCGCGCGGCGGCGCTGGCCGCCGAGAACGACGTGATCCTCGCGCCGCCGACGGTCGCGCGCCTCTCGGCCCAGACGCCGCCGCCGACGGGCGTGTGGAGCCAGGAGGCGCGCCAGCTCCTCGTGCGGCTGCTCGCCGCCGGCCGAGGGCTGCTCCCGGTCTGGGAGACGCTCGACGAGACCGGCGCTCTGATGAGGATCCTGCCGGAGTGGGAGGCCATCCGGCTGCTTCCGCATGCCAGCGTCATCCACCGCTTCACCGTCGACCGTCACGTCATCGAGACCTGTGTCGAGGCCTCCTCCCTGATCCGTCACGTCGCCCGTCCCGACGTCCTGATGGTGGCTGCGCTGCTGCACGACATCGGCAAGGGCGGCCTGGTCGAGCACAGCGTGGCCGGTGCGCCCATCGCCCGGGACGTCGCGATCCGGTGGGGCTTCGACGACGAGGCGGTCGACCTGATCGAGACCCTCGTCCGCTGGCACCTGCTGCTCTCCACGACGGCGACCACGCGTGACCCGGACGACCCGGCGACCGTCGCGGCGATCACCGCACACGTCACCAACGCCGAGGCGCTCGCATTGCTCACCGCGCTCACCGAGGCCGACGCGCGAGCGACGAGCACGAAGGCCTGGTCCTCCTGGCGGGCCTCGCTCATCCTCGACCTCTCCCGGCGTGCCCGGGCCGCGCTCGCCGGTGGTGCGTCGCTGCCGGCGGTGCTCTCCGACGATGTGGAGATCCCCCGCAGCGTGAAGAAGGGGGGCACCTCCTTCGAGGTGCTCCGCCACCCCGACGGCGAGCGCGTCACCGTCATCGGCGCCGACCGCGTCGGCCTCCTGGCCGACACTGCCGCCACCTTCGCCTTCCAGCGGCTCAAGGTCCGCGCAGCCCGGGCCTGGGCCCAGCCGCCGTACGCCGTCTCCGTCTGGGACCTCGCCGAGGAGGGTGTCGACGCGGCGGTCCTGCGCAGTGGCTTCGAGGCGATCAGTGAGGGCCGGGTCGATGCGGCGGCGCGGCTCAGGCCGACGGGGCCCGACCCACTTGCCCCCTCGGTGGTCGTGCGTCCCGAGGCCAGCACCCAGTCGACCGTGATCGAGGTCCGGACGGCCGACCGGCCGGGCATCGTCTACCTCGTCTGCCATGCCCTGGCTGCGCTCGGCATGACGGTCCGCTCGGCGCATGTCGACACGCTCGGGCCGCAGGCGGTGGACGTCTTCTATGTGCAGGAGGCGCACGCCGGAGCGCTGGGGGACCAGCGTGCCGCTGAGGCGGCCCATGCCGTCCGTGCGGCACTCTCGGGCGACTCCACGTAA
- a CDS encoding P-II family nitrogen regulator: MKLVTAVIKPHKWEDVRVALEAVGVTGMTVSEVSGYGRQKGHTEVYRGAEYDVALVPKIRIEIVVPDGDAEGVVDAIVGSAQTGRIGDGKVWVTSIEGVVRVRTGDKDEAAI; the protein is encoded by the coding sequence ATGAAGCTCGTCACCGCGGTGATCAAGCCGCACAAGTGGGAGGACGTCCGGGTCGCCCTCGAGGCCGTCGGTGTCACCGGCATGACGGTCAGCGAGGTCAGTGGCTACGGCCGGCAGAAGGGTCACACCGAGGTCTACCGGGGCGCCGAGTACGACGTCGCGCTGGTCCCCAAGATCCGGATCGAGATCGTCGTCCCGGACGGCGATGCCGAGGGTGTCGTCGACGCGATCGTCGGCAGCGCCCAGACAGGTCGGATCGGCGACGGCAAGGTCTGGGTGACCAGCATCGAGGGCGTGGTCCGCGTGCGTACCGGCGACAAGGACGAAGCGGCGATCTGA
- a CDS encoding P-II family nitrogen regulator, giving the protein MKLVTAVIKPHKWEDVREALETFGVTGMTVSEVSGYGRQKGHTEVYRGAEYDIALVPKIRIEIVVEDGDADDVVGLIVKTAQTGRIGDGKVWVSSIETVVRVRTGDRDAAAL; this is encoded by the coding sequence GTGAAGCTGGTGACGGCGGTGATCAAGCCGCACAAGTGGGAGGACGTCCGCGAGGCCCTCGAGACCTTCGGCGTGACCGGCATGACGGTCAGCGAGGTCAGCGGCTACGGCCGCCAGAAGGGTCACACCGAGGTCTACCGTGGTGCCGAGTACGACATCGCGCTCGTACCCAAGATCCGGATCGAGATCGTGGTCGAGGACGGTGACGCGGACGACGTGGTCGGCCTGATCGTCAAGACCGCACAGACCGGTCGCATCGGTGATGGCAAGGTGTGGGTCAGCAGCATCGAGACCGTCGTCCGGGTCCGCACGGGCGACCGCGACGCCGCCGCACTCTGA
- a CDS encoding ammonium transporter: protein MDGYYAFFIVATALVLMMTTPALALFYGGMSRSKSVLNMMMMSFTAMGLIGIIYVLWGWSMSGLDDANGFGNGKLIGAVFKGFGLNGETWSVDDPTGTGSTYLWVAFQLTFAVITAALISGAIADRVKLSAWLVFIGIWVTLCYFPVAHNVWGGGWLVGKWAALDYAGGTVVHINAGIAGLVLALVIGKRVGFMSDAMKPHSLPLTMIGAGLLWFGWYGFNVGSIVFYNGTVDDSGKDIGATQFMSETGATFLNTTLATMAAMLAWLVVERLVHGKASALGAASGIVAGLVAITPSCGAVDIWGALIIGVVAGGLCAVAVGLKYRLKFDDSLDVVGVHLVGGVVGALMIGLVGTKGAPQGLDGLFYGGGLDLLGTQFMAVLFTIVWTGVLTTIIALAIKYTIGWRVTAEAEVEGIDGDQHGETAYDIAAGTGVLS, encoded by the coding sequence GTGGACGGCTACTACGCCTTCTTCATCGTGGCCACCGCGCTGGTCCTGATGATGACCACGCCGGCGCTCGCCCTGTTCTACGGCGGCATGAGCCGCTCGAAGTCCGTACTCAACATGATGATGATGTCGTTCACGGCCATGGGCCTGATCGGCATCATCTACGTGCTGTGGGGCTGGTCGATGTCCGGTCTCGACGACGCCAACGGCTTCGGCAACGGCAAGCTGATCGGTGCCGTCTTCAAGGGCTTCGGCCTCAACGGTGAGACCTGGTCGGTCGACGACCCGACCGGCACCGGGTCGACGTACCTCTGGGTCGCCTTCCAGTTGACCTTCGCCGTGATCACCGCGGCGCTCATCTCCGGCGCCATCGCCGACCGCGTGAAGCTGAGCGCCTGGCTCGTCTTCATCGGCATCTGGGTGACCCTCTGCTACTTCCCGGTCGCGCACAACGTCTGGGGTGGCGGCTGGCTCGTCGGCAAGTGGGCCGCGCTCGACTACGCCGGTGGCACGGTCGTCCATATCAATGCCGGTATCGCCGGACTCGTCCTGGCGCTCGTCATCGGCAAGCGCGTCGGCTTCATGAGCGACGCCATGAAGCCGCACAGCCTCCCGCTCACCATGATCGGTGCCGGCCTGCTGTGGTTCGGCTGGTACGGCTTCAACGTCGGCTCGATCGTCTTCTACAACGGCACCGTCGACGACTCCGGCAAGGACATCGGCGCCACCCAGTTCATGAGTGAGACCGGTGCGACGTTCCTCAACACCACCCTCGCCACGATGGCCGCGATGCTGGCCTGGCTCGTGGTCGAGCGCCTCGTGCACGGCAAGGCGTCCGCCCTCGGCGCGGCGTCGGGCATCGTCGCCGGCCTCGTCGCGATCACGCCGTCCTGTGGTGCGGTCGACATCTGGGGCGCGCTCATCATCGGTGTCGTCGCGGGTGGCCTCTGCGCCGTCGCGGTCGGCCTCAAGTACCGGCTGAAGTTCGACGACTCCCTCGACGTCGTCGGCGTCCACCTCGTCGGTGGTGTGGTCGGTGCCCTCATGATCGGCCTCGTCGGCACCAAGGGCGCTCCGCAGGGCCTGGACGGCCTCTTCTACGGCGGTGGCCTCGACCTGCTCGGCACCCAGTTCATGGCGGTCCTCTTCACCATCGTGTGGACCGGTGTCCTGACCACGATCATCGCGCTGGCCATCAAGTACACGATCGGCTGGCGGGTCACCGCCGAGGCCGAGGTCGAGGGCATCGACGGTGACCAGCACGGTGAGACCGCCTACGACATCGCCGCCGGCACCGGAGTCCTCTCGTGA
- a CDS encoding rhamnan synthesis F family protein, giving the protein MTEKAVSLQELTALPAARRREVERRLVGPLFDAVFYLESYAEVMKRDGLSDPLDHFLGAGWTQLLKPHAGFDTWWYWVTHLDPGTETINPAVHYAVVGHAAGLPIGPGRIRQEDGVRLDPSHPVRRAILFAGFDAESVVDDVVVLMVAELARWGDVFYLADNWLPEHELDKLRPHTRGAWAVRHASYDFGSYAMLARDLVGWERLEEYDEVLFVNDSTFLLRPLDEVFTTMADRDCAWWGLQATKGLVSTAHQPTTSFTEPIAVDRVRNELLDLWEQDPEYDFHVGSYFLAFRRPVLNDPIFRKLVDSIHPQRSKRNVVMKYEVGLTHVLLGRSHRFDTLVPAVHPLHPLFTATHFTLIARGFPLLKRYLLAQNHYHVPDLGDWKERVLELVPTAPVDLFEAALVRTTPADRLAQSLSVPADASGVGKRPALVRSGAFRRMDAKRAKDPAVWVFAADPRTGRLPPSLRAVLHHVADDDTLTKVVLTRGRRLDLRGTNLVTVPVIDPRSRDELYRAGVIFTGTPPQSAVRAPISVDRHVIVGLRDGFTLTPTGGMTAKAVDPTELEHPQPDEPTVWLHEFADAPLTGFATSSDADQILAANHHSPALYGRGWRTGIPAHDFLTMPVDSLPDELQEEYLRLRAEAAGRRIVLLIPEEAISPGEAAERYSAAFVSGLRSLLIRHDAVLAIREPYGDLHRGHTALLADKVDAIDASFLRYGSTNAVLRAADLVWTDVHGAALDVTVRGTAVVSHRPAGQATEPTVYDLDHLFPGPVTHDAESLLTHLDAALDAHGEVPTPRYERFRDLFLDFRDDRSAERVVERTRAATREGSA; this is encoded by the coding sequence ATGACGGAGAAGGCCGTCTCGCTCCAGGAGCTGACCGCCCTGCCGGCGGCTCGCCGCCGTGAGGTCGAGCGCCGTCTCGTCGGACCCCTCTTCGACGCGGTCTTCTACCTCGAGAGCTATGCCGAGGTCATGAAGCGGGACGGGCTCAGCGACCCGCTCGACCACTTCCTCGGCGCCGGCTGGACCCAGCTGCTCAAGCCGCACGCAGGCTTCGACACGTGGTGGTACTGGGTCACCCATCTCGACCCGGGCACGGAGACGATCAACCCGGCGGTCCACTACGCAGTGGTCGGCCACGCCGCGGGCCTGCCCATCGGGCCCGGCCGCATCCGCCAGGAGGACGGGGTCCGGCTCGACCCCTCCCACCCTGTCCGGCGAGCGATCCTCTTCGCAGGCTTCGACGCGGAGAGTGTGGTCGACGACGTCGTCGTACTCATGGTCGCGGAACTCGCCCGCTGGGGTGACGTCTTCTACCTGGCGGACAACTGGCTCCCTGAGCACGAGCTCGACAAGCTGCGCCCGCACACCCGCGGGGCGTGGGCCGTGCGGCACGCGTCGTACGACTTCGGTTCCTACGCGATGCTCGCCCGAGATCTCGTCGGCTGGGAGCGGCTCGAGGAGTACGACGAGGTGTTGTTCGTCAACGACAGCACCTTCCTCCTCCGGCCACTCGACGAGGTCTTCACCACCATGGCCGACCGGGACTGCGCCTGGTGGGGACTTCAGGCCACCAAGGGCCTGGTCAGCACCGCCCATCAGCCGACCACGTCATTCACCGAGCCGATCGCCGTCGATCGCGTGCGCAATGAACTGCTCGACCTGTGGGAGCAGGACCCGGAGTACGACTTCCACGTCGGCTCCTACTTCCTCGCGTTCCGCCGACCGGTCCTGAACGATCCGATCTTCCGCAAGCTGGTCGACTCCATCCACCCCCAGCGCAGCAAGCGCAACGTGGTGATGAAGTACGAGGTCGGCCTGACCCACGTGCTGCTCGGGAGGAGCCACCGGTTCGACACCCTCGTGCCGGCGGTACACCCGCTCCATCCGCTCTTCACCGCGACGCACTTCACGCTCATCGCCCGAGGCTTCCCCCTGCTCAAGCGATATCTCCTCGCGCAGAACCACTACCACGTTCCGGATCTGGGCGATTGGAAGGAGCGGGTCCTCGAGCTCGTTCCGACCGCTCCGGTCGACCTCTTCGAGGCAGCGCTGGTGCGGACCACCCCCGCCGACCGTCTCGCGCAGAGTCTCAGCGTCCCGGCCGACGCGAGCGGCGTCGGCAAGCGGCCTGCTCTGGTCCGGAGCGGGGCGTTCCGCCGCATGGACGCCAAGCGTGCAAAGGACCCCGCCGTCTGGGTGTTCGCCGCTGACCCGCGGACCGGCCGTCTCCCTCCGAGTCTCCGTGCCGTCCTCCACCACGTCGCCGACGATGACACGTTGACGAAGGTGGTGCTGACCCGCGGCCGGCGTCTCGACCTCCGGGGCACCAACCTCGTGACGGTCCCCGTGATCGACCCGCGCAGCCGCGACGAGCTCTATCGCGCCGGCGTCATCTTCACCGGGACGCCTCCCCAGAGCGCCGTCCGGGCGCCGATCAGCGTCGACCGTCACGTCATCGTCGGCCTGCGTGACGGGTTCACCCTCACACCCACCGGCGGGATGACGGCGAAGGCGGTCGATCCCACCGAACTGGAGCATCCACAGCCCGACGAACCGACGGTGTGGTTGCACGAGTTCGCCGACGCACCTCTGACCGGGTTCGCCACCAGCTCGGACGCCGACCAGATCCTCGCCGCGAACCACCACTCCCCAGCCCTCTACGGCCGGGGTTGGCGGACGGGCATCCCGGCCCATGACTTCCTGACCATGCCCGTCGACTCGCTGCCCGACGAACTGCAGGAGGAGTACCTGCGGCTCCGCGCCGAGGCGGCGGGTCGCCGCATCGTGCTGCTCATCCCGGAGGAGGCCATCAGCCCGGGCGAGGCGGCGGAACGGTACTCTGCGGCCTTCGTCAGTGGCCTGCGGAGCCTCCTGATCCGTCATGACGCCGTCCTCGCCATCCGGGAGCCGTACGGCGACCTCCACCGCGGCCACACCGCACTGCTCGCTGACAAGGTCGACGCAATCGACGCCTCGTTCCTGCGATACGGCTCGACGAACGCCGTACTGCGGGCGGCTGACCTGGTGTGGACCGACGTCCACGGCGCGGCCCTCGACGTCACCGTCCGCGGGACCGCCGTCGTGAGCCACCGGCCCGCGGGCCAAGCGACCGAGCCCACGGTCTACGACCTCGACCATCTCTTCCCGGGGCCGGTCACACACGACGCGGAGTCCCTCCTGACCCATCTCGACGCGGCGCTGGATGCGCACGGCGAGGTGCCGACGCCGCGCTACGAGCGGTTCCGCGACCTGTTCCTCGACTTCCGGGATGACCGGAGCGCCGAACGTGTCGTCGAGCGGACCCGTGCCGCGACGAGGGAGGGGTCGGCGTGA
- a CDS encoding CDP-glycerol glycerophosphotransferase family protein: MDLARFEEAWSAFASRWAAAAPAERTALVGDVLKEGLQPGGDHDSPAPTESDRRACEMDIVKASGLFDAIGYRMHLARVGGKLTGRLPLEHFCDRGWTYLNNPTADFDLWWYWSEYLDPTSEGINPFLHFLILGRHHGLLPTQPTEPVRHEAPPLAADTRRACLFAGFDRDGIVDEYVIDYVRELSRHADVYYLADGFVSTDELAKLDGLATAAWAEAHGGDDFGSYALLASHYVGWERLEGYDEVLFANDSCYLVRPLDGVFARMTGVRTDWWGLQAAKLDFDRAHGATDPIPLERGKVYRTGAEPWGPHCRLHVGSYFLAVRRRVLTDPGFRRRLTAVAAQSQRTKSVLKYEIGLSDHLIRRGFDFRTWSDQLHPYHPLYTNEYFTLLDHGFPLLKRDLLGENPCATPDLLTWKSRIRASVPDAPVDMFERNLVRAADADKLELSFSFVREPDGSIRSDVPLTFPEFRRLEARTPTYDHWWAFPVCAYEHTFAGNERAVFEEVKDDPSIRKVILTRSRRVYAEGENVVVVPLLSRSGQELLARCGQIFVKHGPRINAHWPVPPTTHNFINLWHGTPLKRFGSAAVSISESLERAMQRNNGGSRVVIASSRMDRLAMAAAFAPLGFPDVWTTGLPRNDFVMRPDDELPADLRDTITQLRGEMAGRRLVLFLPTFKDGQADSYYHFDEEEVTRLAAWAERHNAVIGVREHMADTARTYSRLLAPLHPIDLSSRRYPDLEVLYREADALVSDYSSCLVDFMITGRPVISFAYDLDRYSDQERGLFYSLEQVLPGPVCRTFDQLEQALDGVFAPIDEAAREEYDWRRRIFHEHVDDGASWRVVQRVKELYLGEFAARS, from the coding sequence ATGGACCTCGCCCGGTTCGAGGAGGCCTGGTCGGCGTTCGCGTCGCGGTGGGCCGCCGCGGCACCCGCCGAACGCACGGCGCTCGTCGGCGACGTACTGAAGGAAGGTCTGCAGCCAGGCGGTGATCACGATTCTCCGGCGCCGACCGAGTCGGATCGGCGCGCGTGCGAGATGGACATCGTCAAGGCGTCGGGTCTCTTCGACGCCATCGGCTACCGCATGCACCTCGCACGCGTCGGTGGGAAGCTGACAGGCCGACTCCCGCTCGAACACTTCTGCGACCGCGGCTGGACGTACCTGAACAACCCGACCGCTGACTTCGACCTGTGGTGGTACTGGTCGGAGTACCTCGATCCGACGTCCGAGGGAATCAACCCGTTCCTGCACTTCCTCATACTCGGCCGACACCACGGGCTCCTCCCGACCCAGCCCACCGAGCCCGTCCGGCACGAGGCTCCCCCGCTGGCCGCTGACACCCGCCGCGCCTGCCTCTTTGCAGGCTTCGACCGCGACGGCATCGTCGACGAGTACGTGATCGACTACGTCCGCGAGCTCTCCCGGCACGCGGACGTCTACTACCTGGCGGATGGCTTCGTCTCCACCGACGAGCTCGCCAAGCTGGACGGACTCGCGACGGCGGCCTGGGCCGAGGCGCACGGCGGCGACGACTTCGGTTCCTACGCGCTGCTGGCGAGCCACTACGTGGGATGGGAGCGCCTCGAGGGGTACGACGAGGTCCTGTTCGCCAACGACAGCTGCTACCTGGTGCGGCCGCTCGACGGCGTCTTCGCCCGGATGACCGGCGTGCGGACGGACTGGTGGGGGCTCCAGGCCGCGAAGCTCGACTTCGACCGGGCCCACGGCGCCACCGACCCGATTCCGCTCGAGCGGGGGAAGGTCTATCGCACCGGCGCCGAGCCGTGGGGGCCGCACTGCCGGCTGCACGTCGGCTCCTACTTCCTGGCGGTGCGGAGACGCGTCCTCACCGACCCGGGATTCCGACGCCGGCTGACGGCCGTCGCGGCCCAGTCGCAGCGGACGAAGTCAGTCCTCAAGTACGAGATCGGCCTCAGCGACCATCTCATCCGTCGAGGCTTCGACTTCCGCACCTGGTCCGATCAGCTCCACCCGTATCACCCGCTCTACACGAACGAGTACTTCACCCTGCTCGACCATGGCTTTCCGCTGCTGAAGCGCGACCTCCTGGGAGAGAACCCGTGCGCGACACCCGACCTGCTCACGTGGAAGTCACGCATCCGCGCGTCGGTGCCTGACGCGCCGGTCGACATGTTCGAGCGCAACCTCGTCCGTGCCGCCGACGCCGACAAGCTCGAGCTGAGCTTCTCCTTCGTCCGCGAGCCCGACGGGTCGATCCGCAGCGACGTCCCGCTGACGTTCCCCGAGTTCCGCAGGCTCGAGGCCCGGACGCCGACGTACGACCACTGGTGGGCCTTCCCGGTGTGCGCCTACGAACACACCTTCGCCGGGAACGAGCGGGCCGTCTTCGAGGAGGTGAAGGACGACCCGTCGATCAGGAAGGTGATCCTGACCCGGTCCCGGCGTGTGTACGCCGAGGGCGAGAACGTCGTCGTCGTGCCACTGCTCAGCCGGAGCGGTCAGGAACTCCTGGCGCGCTGCGGCCAGATCTTCGTCAAGCACGGTCCACGGATCAACGCCCACTGGCCGGTGCCGCCGACGACGCACAACTTCATCAACCTCTGGCACGGCACCCCCCTCAAGCGGTTCGGGTCCGCGGCGGTGAGCATCTCCGAGAGCCTCGAGCGCGCCATGCAGCGCAACAACGGCGGCAGCCGGGTCGTGATCGCCTCGAGCAGGATGGACCGCCTCGCCATGGCGGCGGCCTTCGCACCGCTCGGGTTCCCCGACGTCTGGACGACCGGCCTGCCGCGCAACGACTTCGTGATGCGACCGGACGACGAGCTGCCGGCCGACCTGCGAGACACGATCACGCAGCTGCGAGGGGAGATGGCCGGGCGCCGCCTGGTGCTCTTCCTCCCGACGTTCAAGGACGGCCAGGCCGACTCCTACTACCACTTCGACGAGGAGGAGGTCACCCGGCTCGCGGCCTGGGCCGAGAGACACAACGCCGTGATCGGCGTGCGTGAGCACATGGCCGACACAGCCCGGACCTACTCCCGGCTGCTCGCCCCGCTCCACCCGATCGACCTGTCGTCCCGCCGCTACCCGGACCTGGAGGTGCTCTACCGCGAGGCCGACGCGTTGGTGAGCGACTACTCCAGCTGCCTCGTGGACTTCATGATCACAGGGCGTCCCGTGATCAGCTTCGCCTACGACCTGGACCGCTACTCCGACCAGGAGCGCGGCCTCTTCTACAGCCTCGAACAGGTGCTGCCCGGCCCCGTGTGCCGGACGTTCGACCAGCTCGAGCAGGCGCTGGACGGCGTCTTCGCCCCCATCGACGAGGCCGCCCGCGAGGAGTACGACTGGCGGCGCCGGATCTTCCACGAGCACGTCGACGACGGTGCCTCCTGGCGGGTCGTGCAACGGGTGAAGGAGCTCTACCTCGGCGAGTTCGCAGCTCGCTCCTGA